From the genome of Vicia villosa cultivar HV-30 ecotype Madison, WI linkage group LG2, Vvil1.0, whole genome shotgun sequence, one region includes:
- the LOC131648019 gene encoding vesicle-associated protein 4-1-like has protein sequence MAIAGHHKPNPDANLFRLCPFWSSGNTQNQSQEKSQKSPKTVSSVARSLLLPPRRRLRFDPSNHLYFPYEPGKQVKSAVRLKNTSKSCVAFKFQTTAPKSCYMRPPGGILAPGESVIATVFKFVEQPENNEKMSDQKNKVKFKIMSLKVKEGVDYVPELFDEQKDLVTVERVLGVVFLDPERPSPALEKLKRQLAEADAAVEARKKPAAETGPRVAAEGLVIDEWKERREKYLARQQVQTVDSV, from the exons ATGGCCATCGCCGGCCACCACAAACCAAACCCCGACGCAAACCTCTTCCGTCTGTGTCCTTTTTGGAGTTCCGGTAACACGCAGAATCAATCCCAAGAGAAATCTCAAAAATCCCCCAAAACGGTGTCGTCTGTAGCAAGGTCGCTGTTGCTGCCTCCCCGCCGTAGACTCCGTTTCGACCCTTCCAATCATCTATACTTTCCAT aTGAACCGGGTAAGCAGGTTAAAAGTGCTGTTCGATTAAAAAACACTAGCAAGTCTTGTGTTGCTTTCAAG TTTCAAACTACTGCGCCAAAAAGTTGTTACATGCGGCCTCCTGGTGGCATTCTTGCACCTGGAGAAAGTGTTATTGCAACTG TGTTTAAGTTTGTGGAACAACCTGAAAACAATGAAAAAATGTCGGATCAGAAGAACAAGGTCAAGTTCAAAATCATGAGTCTCAAAGTGAAAGAAGGGGTGGACTATGTGCCTGAGCTG TTTGATGAACAAAAGGATCTAGTTACCGTGGAACGAGTCTTGGGGGTTGTATTTTTAGATCCAGAACGACCAAGTCCA GCTTTGGAAAAACTTAAAAGACAATTGGCTGAAGCTGATGCTGCAGTTGAAGCTCGGAAGAAGCCTGCAGCAGAAACAGGTCCTCGAGTTGCTGCTGAAGGCCTTGTCATTGATGAATGG AAAGAACGACGGGAAAAGTACCTGGCCCGGCAGCAAGTTCAAACAGTAGATTCAGTGTAA